Proteins from one Entomospira culicis genomic window:
- the cas1 gene encoding CRISPR-associated endonuclease Cas1, with protein sequence MKKMLNTLFIESPKSSLRMEGESIVLRLANGEKKKLPTLNIDSLVIRGSVYVSSRVLAYCAKHGILVSYFSVNDRMLFKIDRSLAGSNVLLRRAQHEATKAENALPVAKSIVMGKILNQHHELQRYKREYAKEDRRLIEDISKLKHQLRYVELAKDLDELRGYEGVTSSLYFKYFNDRIRKHKREFFMKGRNRRPPMDRVNALLSYGYQVLYHDMIGLVESVGLDPAMGFLHRDRPGRMSLALDMMEEFRSLVIDRLVIRLINLGQITPEDFDISASGSVRIKDKARRIFLEGYVDQKRESYFHFYTGEKLKLPHLWHVQGQLLARYLRGNIEGYPAFVVR encoded by the coding sequence ATGAAAAAGATGTTGAATACGCTCTTTATTGAGTCGCCTAAGAGTAGCTTACGGATGGAAGGCGAAAGTATTGTGTTACGTTTGGCGAACGGGGAGAAGAAAAAGCTTCCTACGCTCAATATCGATTCGTTAGTGATTCGAGGATCGGTCTATGTTAGCTCGCGAGTATTGGCTTATTGTGCCAAGCATGGTATCTTGGTGAGTTATTTTAGCGTGAATGATCGGATGCTTTTTAAGATTGATCGATCTTTGGCTGGTAGTAATGTCTTATTACGGCGCGCACAACACGAAGCAACCAAAGCAGAGAATGCGTTGCCGGTGGCTAAGTCGATCGTCATGGGGAAGATACTCAATCAACATCATGAGTTGCAACGTTACAAACGAGAGTATGCGAAAGAGGATCGCAGGTTGATAGAAGATATCAGTAAATTGAAGCATCAGTTGCGGTATGTGGAACTTGCTAAGGATCTCGATGAGTTGCGCGGTTATGAGGGGGTGACTAGTAGTCTCTACTTTAAGTATTTTAACGATCGGATTCGTAAGCATAAGAGGGAATTTTTTATGAAGGGACGCAATCGTCGCCCACCGATGGATCGGGTGAATGCGTTGCTGTCGTATGGGTATCAGGTGTTGTACCATGATATGATTGGGCTGGTGGAGAGTGTGGGTTTGGATCCTGCGATGGGATTTTTACATCGGGATCGTCCGGGTCGGATGAGTTTGGCGTTGGATATGATGGAGGAATTTCGTTCGTTGGTCATTGATCGTTTGGTGATACGCTTGATTAACTTGGGGCAAATTACACCCGAAGATTTTGATATCTCGGCTAGCGGAAGTGTGCGGATAAAGGATAAAGCGAGGCGGATCTTTCTTGAAGGGTATGTGGATCAAAAGAGAGAGTCATATTTTCATTTTTATACGGGAGAGAAGCTGAAATTACCACATTTATGGCACGTGCAGGGGCAATTATTGGCAAGGTATTTGCGAGGTAATATTGAAGGGTATCCTGCCTTTGTGGTGCGATGA